In the Ilumatobacteraceae bacterium genome, one interval contains:
- a CDS encoding type II toxin-antitoxin system PemK/MazF family toxin, protein MVIERGEIWWADVGPPSGSAIGHRRPVVVISADAFNASRIGTVVVAVLTSNTDRAAAPGNVMIPAEVSGLERDSVINVSQVTTLGKRTLTSRVSRLTFDVLDRLDAGLRLALDLTA, encoded by the coding sequence GTGGTGATCGAACGGGGCGAGATCTGGTGGGCCGACGTCGGGCCGCCGAGCGGTTCCGCAATCGGCCATCGTCGACCGGTCGTCGTCATCTCCGCCGACGCGTTCAACGCCAGCCGGATCGGCACGGTGGTCGTCGCGGTGCTCACATCGAATACCGACCGAGCCGCGGCACCCGGCAACGTGATGATCCCGGCTGAAGTCAGTGGCCTCGAACGTGACTCGGTCATCAACGTCAGCCAAGTGACCACGCTCGGCAAACGCACCCTCACGTCACGGGTGAGCCGGCTCACGTTCGACGTGCTCGATCGCCTCGACGCCGGCCTTCGACTCGCGCTCGACCTCACCGCGTGA
- a CDS encoding AAA family ATPase produces MDDRATSAPDRAPAPGPPIVGRGALLARLTELAGRAHQGAGRAVCLVGPPGIGKSAISKAVAGSIEPATVLTGRCVPPPARPLRPLSEFVVAAIAAGATLDVVDDTVFGAGVRLLLGDRTGDPPDQPAPLLGEGLRLIASPLAGVVVWRVEDLHWADDESLEVLDDLVSGIGRTPGLMLLTSRRHASEAADRMIDEWVRRDVADVVAVPPLPPHEVANLVQTEVGDAISAERVERIVAASDGNPLLAVAFARDARDLGPGRHPARLPPPESYRVAVERRLHGLSDPVRSHVGLAAIIGRSIDVDVLSKCGIDRASAVAAAASAMRAQLADRRGPDEPVRFTHDLTRDAIVDSLDAVERRRLAARALDTMLDHDLDDDALHASAQLAQASGDDLRAAELLIRAARNALAMGAPTTALARLDSASALGDAIYVHRPALGQLRLEALALAGRAVDALALGATLLNDRAFHDDPERHSRLVLALARAAGNLGDWSAAAAQLDEAFAADLDDDTAPAEVQSYRSLVAIELGDVDRAAKLATRMLERGGAAPAARCEAHEVLGRVARERSYADAADEFRSAVAAATEAGLGLWRARALLELGLCDATMYGSPDTFEEASRSARRIGAVGLSAMCDYNLANLLGLTVRPHDALSVAQRGVASAQQIEVPILEALCWTVAGQAHAELNQLGEARRAADRARAVAPDEPEVEAMALGMCQAFGLALRGELDESAQLYAESLGILRALPVVTATAPWYFGPVVLAAALHPSLDAVRAQMREPSFQAVPSIQLVSNLTDAIAAGHQGDHADVAVHLEALRECRRRHPWFASTGEAMSALLEGVAGVAALRDGWGDPVGTLTQSRAALERAGVDHTARWFGSVLRDAGMAPRRGGRVHDAVPASLTEFGVTAREYEVLQLLADRRTNREIATELVVAPSTVKTHVERLLAKTGRRNRIELGELATTLTDPA; encoded by the coding sequence GTGGACGACCGGGCGACATCGGCGCCAGACCGCGCACCAGCACCCGGCCCACCGATCGTGGGCCGGGGGGCACTGCTGGCCCGGTTGACCGAACTCGCCGGCCGCGCACACCAGGGCGCCGGGCGTGCGGTGTGTCTGGTCGGCCCGCCCGGCATCGGCAAGAGCGCGATCAGCAAGGCCGTGGCGGGATCGATCGAGCCGGCGACGGTGCTCACCGGGCGTTGCGTCCCGCCGCCGGCGCGACCGCTCCGCCCGCTGTCCGAGTTCGTCGTCGCCGCCATCGCTGCGGGGGCGACACTCGACGTGGTCGACGACACCGTGTTCGGAGCCGGCGTCCGCCTCCTGCTCGGCGACCGCACCGGCGATCCGCCCGACCAGCCGGCGCCGTTGCTCGGCGAAGGTCTCCGGCTGATCGCCTCCCCGCTGGCCGGCGTCGTCGTGTGGCGCGTCGAAGACCTGCACTGGGCCGACGACGAGAGCCTCGAAGTGCTCGACGATCTCGTGAGCGGCATCGGCCGCACGCCCGGCCTGATGCTGCTGACCTCGCGCCGCCACGCATCCGAGGCCGCCGACCGCATGATCGACGAGTGGGTCCGACGAGACGTCGCCGACGTCGTCGCCGTTCCTCCGCTGCCACCGCACGAGGTCGCCAACCTGGTCCAGACTGAGGTCGGCGACGCGATCAGCGCCGAGCGCGTCGAACGCATCGTCGCCGCCAGTGACGGGAACCCGCTGCTGGCGGTCGCGTTCGCCCGCGACGCCCGCGACCTCGGCCCGGGTCGGCATCCCGCCCGGCTGCCGCCACCCGAGTCGTATCGGGTCGCCGTCGAGCGGCGGTTGCACGGCCTGAGCGACCCGGTCCGGTCACACGTCGGGCTGGCGGCGATCATCGGCCGCTCGATCGACGTCGATGTGCTGTCGAAGTGCGGGATCGACCGGGCGTCCGCGGTCGCGGCTGCGGCGTCGGCCATGCGCGCCCAGCTCGCCGATCGACGCGGGCCGGACGAACCGGTCCGCTTCACCCACGACCTGACGCGAGACGCGATCGTCGACAGTCTCGACGCGGTCGAACGTCGCCGCCTCGCCGCCCGTGCGCTCGACACGATGCTCGACCACGACCTCGACGACGATGCACTCCACGCCTCGGCCCAACTCGCGCAGGCCTCCGGCGACGATCTCCGGGCCGCCGAACTGTTGATCCGAGCCGCCCGCAACGCCCTGGCGATGGGGGCTCCCACCACCGCACTGGCCAGGTTGGATTCGGCCTCGGCACTCGGCGACGCGATCTACGTCCACCGTCCGGCCCTCGGCCAGCTGCGGCTCGAGGCGTTGGCGCTGGCGGGCCGCGCGGTCGACGCGCTCGCGTTGGGCGCGACCCTGCTCAACGATCGAGCGTTCCACGACGACCCCGAGCGCCACTCCCGGCTCGTCCTCGCGCTCGCCAGGGCGGCCGGCAACCTGGGCGACTGGTCCGCAGCCGCCGCCCAGCTCGACGAGGCCTTCGCCGCCGACCTCGACGATGACACGGCACCGGCCGAGGTCCAGTCGTATCGCTCCCTCGTCGCGATCGAACTCGGCGACGTCGACCGCGCGGCGAAGCTGGCAACACGGATGTTGGAGCGAGGCGGCGCAGCGCCCGCCGCGAGGTGCGAAGCGCACGAGGTGCTCGGACGGGTCGCCCGCGAGCGGAGCTACGCCGACGCCGCCGACGAGTTCCGGTCCGCGGTCGCGGCCGCCACCGAAGCCGGGCTCGGGCTGTGGCGTGCGAGGGCGTTGCTCGAACTCGGCCTGTGCGACGCGACGATGTACGGCTCGCCCGACACGTTCGAGGAGGCCTCCCGCAGCGCCCGCCGGATCGGGGCCGTCGGCTTGAGCGCGATGTGCGACTACAACCTCGCCAACCTGCTCGGCCTCACGGTGCGACCCCACGATGCGCTGTCCGTCGCACAGCGGGGCGTCGCCAGCGCTCAGCAGATCGAGGTGCCGATCCTCGAGGCGCTCTGCTGGACGGTCGCCGGTCAGGCCCACGCGGAGCTGAACCAGCTGGGCGAGGCACGCCGCGCCGCCGACCGGGCCCGGGCCGTCGCACCCGACGAACCCGAGGTCGAGGCGATGGCACTCGGCATGTGTCAGGCGTTCGGCCTGGCGTTGCGGGGCGAGCTCGACGAATCGGCGCAGCTGTACGCCGAATCGCTCGGGATCCTGCGAGCGTTGCCGGTCGTCACCGCCACCGCCCCGTGGTACTTCGGTCCGGTGGTCCTCGCGGCGGCTCTCCACCCGTCGTTGGACGCCGTGCGCGCCCAGATGCGCGAGCCGTCGTTCCAGGCGGTGCCATCCATCCAACTGGTGTCCAACCTCACCGATGCCATCGCGGCCGGACATCAGGGCGATCACGCCGACGTCGCCGTCCACCTCGAAGCGCTCCGCGAGTGTCGGCGCCGCCACCCGTGGTTCGCATCGACCGGCGAGGCGATGTCGGCGCTGCTCGAGGGCGTCGCCGGCGTTGCCGCGCTCCGCGACGGATGGGGCGACCCCGTGGGAACGTTGACGCAGTCGCGGGCCGCGCTCGAACGTGCCGGCGTCGACCACACCGCCCGCTGGTTCGGGTCGGTCCTCCGGGACGCCGGTATGGCTCCACGACGAGGTGGTCGTGTCCACGATGCCGTCCCGGCCTCGCTGACGGAGTTCGGGGTGACGGCCCGCGAGTACGAGGTGCTGCAGCTGCTCGCCGACCGACGCACCAACCGCGAGATCGCGACGGAACTGGTGGTGGCGCCGAGCACCGTCAAGACCCACGTCGAACGCCTCCTCGCCAAGACCGGCCGACGCAACCGGATCGAACTCGGTGAGCTCGCGACGACCTTGACCGACCCGGCCTGA
- a CDS encoding CopG family transcriptional regulator, producing the protein MKRLQIMIEEDIDAALDRQAAREGVSKAAIIRRVVRASLAPILPLTADPLSHMIGTDRYEPDHIDDVVYR; encoded by the coding sequence ATGAAGCGCCTGCAAATCATGATCGAGGAAGACATCGACGCTGCGCTCGATCGTCAGGCTGCCCGTGAGGGCGTGTCGAAAGCAGCGATCATTCGGCGTGTCGTCCGGGCGAGCCTCGCCCCGATCCTGCCACTCACGGCCGACCCACTCAGCCACATGATCGGCACCGACAGGTACGAGCCCGACCACATCGACGACGTCGTCTACCGGTAG
- a CDS encoding type II toxin-antitoxin system VapC family toxin encodes MIFVDTSFWVALRNGRDPHHEAAVELLDRHADSPLLTTNHVRGETWTFLRRRAGHGAAVNFLDTIEASPRVHIDLVDESAEASALAWLRVRDEREYSFVDATSFATMRSRRLIDAFAFDGDFSAAGFTELRP; translated from the coding sequence ATGATCTTCGTCGACACCTCGTTCTGGGTGGCGCTCCGCAACGGTCGCGACCCCCATCACGAAGCCGCCGTCGAGTTGCTCGATCGCCACGCAGACTCGCCCCTCCTGACGACCAACCATGTCCGGGGCGAAACCTGGACCTTCCTCCGGCGTCGCGCCGGGCACGGCGCGGCCGTGAACTTCCTCGACACGATCGAGGCATCGCCTCGTGTCCACATCGACCTCGTCGACGAATCGGCCGAGGCATCGGCGCTCGCCTGGCTCCGAGTCCGAGACGAGCGTGAGTACTCCTTCGTCGACGCGACGAGTTTCGCCACGATGCGCTCCCGTCGGCTCATTGACGCGTTCGCCTTCGACGGCGACTTCTCCGCCGCCGGGTTCACCGAACTCCGGCCCTGA
- a CDS encoding RidA family protein, translating to MDKHVVANGPFAALIPDGVRVGDTIHLSGAVSVDAEGNPQHPDDFLAQNRVAYQNIENTLRALGATMDDVVKETVFVTDIADPTGDPEAPFQSYGAMRHEIYGGRGAEVAQSLVEVSNLVMPGLRVEIEVIAHV from the coding sequence ATGGACAAGCACGTGGTCGCCAACGGCCCGTTCGCCGCACTGATCCCCGACGGGGTTCGGGTCGGCGACACCATCCACCTCTCCGGCGCGGTCAGCGTCGACGCCGAGGGAAACCCCCAGCACCCCGACGACTTCCTCGCCCAGAACCGTGTGGCGTACCAGAACATCGAGAACACGCTGCGTGCACTCGGCGCCACGATGGACGACGTCGTGAAGGAGACCGTGTTCGTCACCGACATCGCGGATCCCACCGGCGACCCCGAGGCACCCTTCCAGTCCTACGGTGCGATGCGCCACGAGATCTACGGGGGCCGAGGCGCGGAGGTCGCCCAATCGCTCGTGGAGGTCTCCAACCTCGTCATGCCGGGGCTGCGGGTCGAGATCGAGGTCATCGCCCACGTCTGA